A single genomic interval of Asinibacterium sp. OR53 harbors:
- a CDS encoding hydrolase, which produces MSSYPMRDPVQDHLITPQNAALLIIDYQPVQVNSINSMPRSQLVANIVNVTELIRSFNIPVVLSTVNVATGINKETIPSLLNVLQGMPSYDRTTINAWEDAAFNEAVKKTGRKKLLMTALWTEACLSFPTLDALKEGYEVYPIVDAVGGTSLIAHETALRRVEQAGAQLTSIAQLACELQRDWNRSDTAKHMVKALTNAGAFLKL; this is translated from the coding sequence ATGAGCAGTTATCCTATGCGCGATCCGGTACAGGATCATCTCATCACTCCGCAGAATGCCGCTCTGCTGATCATAGATTACCAGCCCGTGCAGGTGAATTCCATTAACTCTATGCCAAGGAGCCAACTGGTAGCCAATATTGTGAATGTAACGGAATTGATCCGTTCTTTTAATATACCGGTTGTACTCAGCACCGTGAATGTGGCAACAGGTATCAATAAAGAAACCATCCCATCGTTGTTGAATGTGTTACAGGGTATGCCTTCTTATGACAGAACTACTATCAATGCATGGGAAGACGCAGCGTTCAATGAAGCAGTGAAGAAAACAGGCAGAAAGAAATTGTTGATGACAGCGCTCTGGACAGAAGCCTGTCTGAGCTTCCCCACTTTAGACGCATTGAAAGAAGGGTATGAAGTATATCCGATTGTAGATGCTGTGGGAGGTACTTCGCTTATAGCACATGAAACAGCGCTCAGAAGGGTAGAGCAAGCGGGAGCGCAGCTCACCAGCATAGCACAACTGGCCTGTGAATTGCAGCGCGACTGGAACCGAAGCGATACCGCCAAACACATGGTGAAGGCATTAACCAATGCAGGCGCATTTTTAAAACTGTAG
- a CDS encoding glycoside hydrolase family 3 C-terminal domain-containing protein — protein MKHHINYSFKSLLSGLFFLFASLACAQDHYPFQNPSLSFEQRVNDLVSRLTLEEKVAQMQNTTPGIARLGIPAYDWWNEVLHGVARTPYKVTVYPQAIAMAATFDTGSIKQMAEYAAMEGRAIYNQSIKDGKQGKRYTGLTYWTPNINIFRDPRWGRGQETYGEDPFLTATMGKAFVQGLQGHDAKYLLAAACAKHYAVHSGPEPSRHSFDVSPSDYDLWNTYLPAFKTLVVDAKVAGVMCAYNAFRTQPCCGSDPLMTDILRNRWQFTGYVTSDCGAIDDFFNYHKTHPNAESAAADALLHGTDVDCGNVAYKKLLQAVKDKLITEQQIDVSLKRLFMIRFRLGFFDPAASVPYGNVPESELESPAHIAHSLKMARQSIVLLKNDQHTLPLSKHIHKIAVLGPNADNANALLGNYNGTPSEIITVLHGIKNKLPNAEVVYEKAVNHTDDSLQVEEGGKTRLVKTDIAALTDKVKDADVIVFVGGISPQLEGEEMRVNHPGFNGGDRTSILLPAVQTNLMKALKATGKPVVFVMMTGSAIATPWESENIPAIVNAWYGGQSAGTAVADVLFGDYNPSGRLPVTFYKSDSDLPSFDDYAMTNRTYRYFTGKPLYAFGYGLSYTNFQYSNLQIITSKGNKTVTVHATVKNTGSRSGEEVVELYVSHHAAQQDAIRSLKGFRRVSLKAGESTTISFKLGTEELSTRDNNGAYLPFKGNTLISVGGCQPSESSIKNKQTIQASINL, from the coding sequence ATGAAGCATCACATCAATTACTCATTTAAAAGCCTGCTATCAGGTTTATTTTTCCTGTTTGCGTCTCTTGCCTGCGCTCAGGATCATTATCCCTTTCAAAATCCATCGCTCAGTTTTGAACAACGTGTGAACGACCTGGTATCACGCCTTACCCTGGAAGAAAAAGTGGCGCAGATGCAGAACACCACACCCGGTATTGCGCGGCTGGGTATTCCTGCCTATGATTGGTGGAATGAAGTATTACATGGTGTGGCGAGAACACCTTATAAAGTAACGGTGTACCCGCAGGCGATTGCTATGGCAGCTACATTTGATACCGGTTCCATCAAACAAATGGCGGAGTATGCTGCTATGGAAGGAAGGGCCATTTACAATCAATCCATAAAAGATGGCAAGCAGGGCAAACGTTATACGGGGCTTACTTACTGGACACCCAACATCAATATATTCCGCGATCCGCGATGGGGTCGTGGACAGGAGACCTATGGTGAAGATCCTTTTCTCACCGCAACGATGGGTAAAGCTTTTGTGCAGGGCTTGCAAGGTCATGACGCCAAATACTTGCTGGCCGCCGCCTGTGCCAAGCACTATGCAGTGCACAGCGGTCCGGAACCCAGCAGGCATTCTTTTGATGTGTCTCCTTCTGATTATGATCTCTGGAACACTTACCTGCCTGCTTTCAAAACATTAGTGGTTGACGCGAAAGTAGCAGGCGTGATGTGTGCATACAATGCTTTCAGAACACAGCCTTGCTGCGGCAGCGACCCGTTGATGACGGATATCCTGCGCAACCGCTGGCAGTTCACCGGCTACGTAACTTCCGACTGCGGCGCCATCGACGATTTCTTCAACTATCACAAAACACATCCCAATGCCGAAAGCGCAGCAGCTGATGCATTGCTGCACGGAACCGATGTAGATTGTGGCAATGTAGCTTACAAAAAACTGTTGCAGGCAGTAAAAGACAAACTGATCACCGAACAACAAATCGATGTTTCTTTGAAGCGTTTGTTCATGATCCGTTTCAGATTGGGTTTCTTCGACCCCGCGGCTTCTGTTCCTTATGGCAATGTACCGGAGTCGGAACTGGAAAGCCCGGCGCACATAGCGCATTCATTGAAAATGGCGCGGCAGTCCATCGTGTTGCTGAAGAACGATCAACATACTTTGCCGCTCAGCAAGCACATTCATAAAATTGCAGTGCTGGGTCCCAATGCCGATAATGCCAATGCGCTATTGGGTAATTATAACGGCACGCCTTCCGAGATCATCACCGTATTACACGGCATCAAAAACAAATTACCCAATGCCGAAGTGGTGTATGAGAAAGCCGTCAATCATACCGACGATTCCCTGCAAGTAGAAGAAGGTGGTAAAACGCGCCTGGTGAAGACAGATATTGCAGCCCTGACTGATAAAGTAAAAGATGCGGATGTGATCGTTTTTGTCGGCGGCATCTCCCCGCAGTTGGAAGGAGAAGAGATGCGCGTGAACCATCCGGGTTTCAACGGTGGCGACCGTACCTCTATTTTATTACCGGCTGTACAAACCAATTTAATGAAAGCATTGAAAGCCACCGGCAAGCCTGTTGTTTTTGTGATGATGACCGGCAGTGCCATTGCCACCCCTTGGGAATCTGAAAACATCCCCGCCATTGTCAACGCATGGTATGGCGGACAATCGGCCGGCACCGCTGTTGCCGATGTGTTGTTTGGCGATTACAATCCATCCGGCAGGTTACCCGTTACCTTCTATAAGAGCGATAGCGACCTGCCTTCTTTCGATGATTATGCCATGACCAATCGCACTTACCGTTATTTTACCGGTAAACCTTTGTATGCATTCGGCTATGGTTTGAGTTATACCAATTTCCAGTATAGTAACCTTCAGATCATTACTTCCAAAGGCAACAAAACAGTTACTGTACATGCTACGGTGAAGAATACAGGAAGCAGAAGCGGAGAAGAAGTGGTTGAACTCTATGTATCCCACCATGCTGCACAACAAGATGCGATCCGCTCGCTAAAAGGGTTCCGCAGGGTTTCATTGAAAGCAGGCGAAAGCACTACTATTAGCTTCAAGCTCGGTACAGAAGAATTGTCTACCCGTGATAACAATGGCGCCTACCTTCCGTTCAAAGGCAATACACTGATCTCTGTTGGTGGTTGCCAACCCAGCGAGAGCAGTATCAAAAACAAGCAAACGATACAAGCTTCTATCAATCTGTAA
- a CDS encoding sialate O-acetylesterase, with the protein MPAKSLACPAILFLLSAAITQINAQVTLPALLRDSMVLQRDQPIHIWGWASPGEKITLRFNNNHVNTVASSVGKWSVNLPATKAGGPYTLQIDASNHLLLKDILVGDVWICSGQSNMVLPMERVKYRYVDEIKQVHNSSIRQFFVPTLPELQSPRENLPPGHWKAAAGADLLSFSAVAYFFAKEIYEHQHIPIGLINASVGGAPAEAFISEEGLQPFSHLLHTVQQNKDTAFINTHLRAVAAYEQRRPKPSDKGLSDAVKWYDPAYIPKGWHTITIPGYWEDQGVRELDGIVWYRKEINVPASMTGMPARISMGRVVDADFMYVNGQLVGNTTYQYPPRNYDLPAGLLKPGKNLIMIRVINYNGKGGFVPDKHYFLQAGEQQLDLAGEWLYKVGDAFLPQKDAVVPMTMQYQPTALYNGMIAPLVGYTIKGFLWYQGEANAFRPAEYASLLPAMIHDWRSRWRQGELPFIYAQLPNFMDVSYLPSESQWATLRESQLKTLSVPHTGMAVTIDLGEWNDIHPLNKSEAGRRLALVARHDVYGENKLVYSGPLYASDSINGNRIIIRFHHTGSGLTTNDSEAPHHFAVAGADKKFVWAQARIEGNTVIVWNNAISQPLYVRYAWADNPDGANLYNKEGLPASPFRTDIIQSIPPTPKNVLGNR; encoded by the coding sequence ATGCCTGCGAAATCACTTGCCTGCCCGGCAATACTCTTCCTGTTGAGCGCTGCAATTACTCAAATCAATGCACAGGTAACACTGCCTGCCCTGCTGAGAGACAGTATGGTACTTCAACGCGACCAGCCCATTCATATTTGGGGATGGGCTTCCCCCGGCGAAAAAATTACGTTGCGTTTCAACAACAATCATGTCAATACCGTTGCCTCTTCAGTTGGCAAATGGTCTGTCAACCTGCCGGCAACCAAAGCAGGCGGTCCGTATACCTTGCAAATCGATGCCAGCAACCATCTCTTACTAAAAGACATCCTCGTAGGTGATGTATGGATTTGCTCCGGACAATCTAATATGGTATTACCCATGGAAAGGGTGAAATACAGATATGTCGATGAAATCAAACAGGTGCACAATAGTTCCATCCGGCAATTCTTTGTACCTACGCTTCCCGAATTGCAATCGCCCAGAGAAAACCTGCCACCTGGTCACTGGAAGGCTGCAGCCGGTGCAGACCTGCTCAGCTTTTCTGCTGTAGCTTATTTTTTTGCGAAAGAAATTTACGAACACCAGCATATACCCATCGGATTGATCAATGCCAGTGTGGGCGGCGCTCCTGCCGAAGCATTCATCAGTGAGGAAGGATTGCAGCCTTTCAGTCATTTGTTGCACACCGTGCAACAGAACAAAGACACTGCTTTCATCAATACACATTTGCGCGCAGTAGCGGCTTATGAACAACGCAGACCTAAACCGAGCGACAAAGGATTGAGTGATGCCGTTAAATGGTATGACCCCGCTTATATTCCCAAGGGATGGCATACCATTACCATTCCCGGCTACTGGGAAGACCAGGGCGTAAGAGAGTTGGATGGCATCGTGTGGTATCGCAAAGAGATCAATGTACCTGCATCCATGACCGGTATGCCGGCCAGGATCAGTATGGGGCGTGTGGTGGACGCCGATTTCATGTACGTGAACGGACAATTGGTTGGCAATACCACTTATCAATATCCACCGCGGAATTATGATTTGCCGGCGGGATTGTTGAAGCCCGGCAAAAACCTGATCATGATCCGGGTTATCAACTACAATGGCAAAGGTGGTTTTGTACCCGACAAGCATTATTTCCTGCAAGCAGGCGAACAGCAACTGGATCTCGCCGGTGAATGGTTGTACAAAGTAGGTGATGCGTTCTTGCCGCAAAAAGATGCAGTTGTACCCATGACCATGCAATACCAGCCCACTGCTTTATACAACGGCATGATAGCACCACTCGTTGGTTATACCATCAAAGGTTTTCTCTGGTACCAGGGAGAAGCCAACGCTTTTCGTCCTGCAGAGTATGCCAGCTTATTACCGGCCATGATCCACGACTGGCGAAGCAGGTGGAGGCAAGGCGAACTGCCTTTCATCTATGCACAGCTTCCCAATTTCATGGACGTATCTTATCTTCCTTCCGAAAGCCAGTGGGCCACATTGCGTGAATCGCAATTGAAAACGCTGTCAGTACCGCATACCGGCATGGCAGTGACCATTGACCTGGGTGAATGGAACGATATTCACCCATTGAACAAATCAGAGGCAGGCAGACGACTGGCCCTTGTTGCGCGCCACGATGTATATGGCGAAAACAAACTTGTGTATAGCGGCCCGCTGTATGCATCGGACAGTATCAACGGCAACAGGATCATCATTCGTTTTCATCATACCGGCAGTGGTCTCACTACCAACGACAGTGAAGCGCCCCATCATTTTGCTGTTGCCGGCGCCGATAAAAAATTCGTGTGGGCTCAGGCACGCATAGAAGGTAACACTGTAATCGTGTGGAACAATGCCATCTCGCAACCTTTGTATGTACGTTATGCATGGGCCGATAACCCCGATGGGGCCAACTTATACAACAAAGAGGGATTGCCCGCATCCCCTTTCCGTACCGATATTATTCAATCAATACCTCCAACCCCAAAAAACGTATTGGGAAACCGTTAA
- a CDS encoding glycosyl hydrolase 115 family protein, whose protein sequence is MKKFIPALFLLLSAAPLPAQVVSSAAQHPNDFVIVSHNQQAVIAVDASDDALVLKAATLLQQDIEAVTGKKLSIVHNNTGAAPVIIIGSLQHSALVQQLVKEKKIQADSLQQQWEGYRVQVVNNRTLVITGSDRRGTAYGVLELSKQIGVSPWYWWADVPVQKKAALFFPAHALLADAPKVKYRGIFINDEAPALSSWSKEKFGGFNHLFYEKVFELILRLKGNYIWPAMWGNAFYDDDSLNIRAAEQYGIVIGTTHHEPLMRAHVEWRRYGKGLWNYDSNATVLTDFWRKGMQRATNEKIVSVGMRGDGDMPMAQGTAISLLERIVSDQRKIIAEVTGKPLSATPQLWALYKEVQDYYDKGMRVPDDITLLLCDDNWGNIRKLPRLTDAPRSGGYGIYYHFDYVGDPRNYKWINTNNIARVWEQMHLAYEYGVKNIWVVNVGDIKPMEFPISFFLDYAWNPHAWNEDNLSSYYTSWSAGQFGQQQGVAIGKLINAYSRYAARIKPELLDASTYSPTYYNEADRITKVWDELQQQAEAIGRQLPGSYKDAFFQLVLHPIKAYGNLQHLYTAVAKNKFYAAQQDTAANHWAAKAKQLYENDSLITLEYHALHNHKWNHMMDQTHIGYTYWQQPRVNKIPALAYVAEQGAHPTTPVAKDRVASTPNSHVPNLFYEKNGYVSIEAAHWTSAHNHSSVQWKVIPDIGRSGSGIGTFPVTVAVPFTNTSPHVDYTFYTYSNGPCKLHLYFSPTLNFHNDEGLQFAVSVDQQPPVVVSLNKDDSDVRTWSKWVANNTIEKIVEQQLNNPGRHTLQYWMISPAVVLQKIVIDCGGMEQSYLGPPETKK, encoded by the coding sequence ATGAAAAAATTCATTCCCGCTCTTTTTCTATTGCTGTCTGCTGCTCCCTTGCCGGCACAGGTAGTGAGCAGCGCTGCCCAGCACCCCAATGATTTCGTTATTGTTTCTCATAACCAGCAAGCGGTTATTGCGGTAGACGCGTCAGACGATGCCCTGGTGTTAAAGGCCGCTACGTTGTTGCAGCAGGACATAGAAGCTGTTACCGGGAAAAAATTATCCATCGTTCACAATAACACGGGCGCAGCTCCTGTCATTATCATCGGCAGTTTGCAGCATTCTGCATTGGTGCAACAGTTGGTGAAGGAAAAGAAAATACAGGCCGATAGCCTGCAACAACAGTGGGAAGGTTATCGTGTACAAGTAGTAAATAACCGCACACTGGTGATCACGGGAAGCGATCGCAGGGGTACGGCTTATGGTGTATTGGAATTGTCGAAACAGATAGGTGTTTCTCCCTGGTACTGGTGGGCCGATGTGCCGGTGCAAAAAAAGGCAGCGCTTTTCTTTCCTGCGCACGCTTTACTGGCCGATGCACCCAAAGTAAAATATCGCGGCATTTTCATCAACGACGAAGCGCCGGCATTGAGTAGCTGGAGCAAAGAAAAATTCGGCGGCTTCAACCATCTTTTTTATGAAAAGGTTTTTGAACTCATCCTGCGCCTCAAAGGCAATTATATATGGCCTGCTATGTGGGGCAATGCTTTTTACGACGACGACAGCCTGAACATCCGCGCTGCTGAACAATACGGCATTGTGATTGGCACTACGCACCACGAACCGCTCATGCGTGCGCATGTGGAGTGGAGGCGTTATGGCAAAGGATTATGGAACTACGACAGCAATGCTACCGTGCTGACCGACTTCTGGAGAAAAGGCATGCAACGCGCTACCAATGAAAAGATCGTTAGCGTTGGCATGCGGGGCGATGGTGATATGCCCATGGCCCAGGGCACTGCCATCAGCCTGCTCGAAAGGATCGTGAGCGATCAGCGGAAGATCATTGCGGAAGTAACAGGCAAACCCCTATCGGCCACACCACAATTATGGGCTTTGTATAAAGAAGTGCAGGACTACTACGATAAAGGCATGCGCGTACCCGACGATATTACCCTGCTGCTCTGCGATGACAACTGGGGCAATATCCGCAAACTTCCCAGGCTTACAGATGCACCCCGTAGTGGCGGATATGGCATCTATTATCATTTCGATTATGTGGGTGATCCCAGGAATTACAAATGGATCAATACCAACAATATTGCAAGGGTATGGGAACAAATGCACCTGGCCTATGAATATGGCGTGAAGAATATTTGGGTGGTGAATGTGGGTGATATCAAGCCCATGGAATTTCCTATTTCGTTTTTTCTCGACTATGCCTGGAACCCGCATGCCTGGAATGAAGACAACCTGTCTTCTTATTATACTTCATGGTCTGCCGGGCAATTCGGACAACAGCAGGGAGTCGCCATCGGCAAACTCATCAATGCCTACAGCCGTTATGCCGCACGCATCAAACCTGAATTACTCGATGCCAGCACATACAGTCCCACGTATTATAACGAAGCCGACAGAATAACCAAAGTTTGGGATGAATTGCAACAACAGGCAGAAGCCATCGGCCGTCAATTGCCCGGCAGCTATAAAGATGCTTTCTTCCAATTAGTACTCCATCCCATCAAAGCTTATGGTAACCTGCAACATTTGTATACAGCCGTGGCTAAAAACAAATTCTATGCGGCGCAACAAGACACTGCTGCCAATCATTGGGCTGCCAAAGCAAAACAACTATACGAAAACGATTCACTTATTACACTGGAATACCATGCACTGCATAACCACAAGTGGAACCATATGATGGACCAGACCCATATCGGTTATACTTACTGGCAGCAGCCCAGGGTAAACAAAATACCGGCGCTGGCTTATGTAGCTGAGCAAGGCGCCCATCCCACAACACCAGTTGCTAAAGACCGGGTAGCGAGCACTCCAAACAGCCATGTGCCCAACCTGTTCTACGAAAAGAACGGTTATGTTTCCATAGAAGCAGCTCACTGGACCAGTGCGCATAACCATTCATCCGTTCAATGGAAAGTGATACCGGATATCGGCCGGAGCGGATCGGGCATCGGTACTTTCCCTGTAACGGTTGCTGTTCCTTTTACCAATACTAGTCCGCACGTAGATTATACATTTTACACTTACAGCAACGGCCCCTGCAAACTGCACCTGTATTTTTCTCCTACGCTGAATTTCCATAACGATGAAGGGTTGCAGTTCGCGGTATCGGTTGACCAGCAACCTCCCGTAGTAGTATCGTTGAACAAAGACGACAGCGATGTGCGCACCTGGTCGAAATGGGTGGCCAACAACACCATTGAAAAAATAGTGGAACAGCAGTTGAACAATCCTGGCAGGCATACGCTTCAATACTGGATGATCTCCCCTGCTGTGGTACTGCAAAAAATAGTGATCGATTGCGGCGGCATGGAACAGAGTTATCTCGGTCCGCCTGAAACAAAAAAATAA